The DNA segment GCGTAAAGCAGGAATGGTTCTGCGTCTCTGCGGAAGGCAGCGGCCTGGGACTCCCACGCGTCGGCCAGGGCGTCGGGGTCCCGGCCCTCCTCCACGTGGTGGCGGAGCGCCTCCCCCCCGGCCAGCAGGTCGATGAAGGGGCGCTCGCCCCCCACCCAGGCGAAGGCCTCGGGGCGCTGCCGCCGCAGCGCGTCCAGCAGGTGGAGGCCGGTGCGCACGGGCCTGAACGCTTCCGGATCCAGCACGTGGGGCTCCACCCCGGCGCAGAGGTGGCCTGCGTGCTTGGAGAAAGTGGGCTCGAAGAAGACGGGGCGGAAGCGAACACCGGGCAGGCCGCGGCCGTTCAGCTCCTGGGCCAGCCGGTCCGGGTCGATCCAGGGCGCCCCGATCCATCGGAAGGAGTGGGCCGTACCCCGCCCTTCGGAGAGGTTGGTCCCCTCCACCAGGCAGGTGCCCGGGTAGAGGAGGAGCGTCTCGGGGCTGGGGACGTTGGGCGACGGCGAGGCCCAGGGAAGCCCCGTCTCCCGCCAGCGCCAGGTCCGCCGCCATCCCTGCACCGGCACCACCTCCAGCGCACCGCGTCCCAGGCCCGCCGCCGCCCGCCAGGAGAGGATCTCGCCCAGGGTGAGGCCGTGCCGGATGGGCATGGGGTGGTACCCTACCAGCGAGCGGAACGCGGGGTCCAGTACGTTCCCCTCGACCTCGACGCCGCCCACGGGGTTGGGCCGGTCCAGCAGGAGGAAGGGGATGCCCTGCTCGCCGCAGGCCTCCAGCGCCTCCGAGGCGGTCGCGATGAAGGTCCAGTAGCGGCTGCCGCCGTCGGGCAGGTCGCAGAGGAAGAGCTCCACGTCCTTCAGGGCCTCGGGGGTGGGACGGTGGGTCGCCCCGTAGAGGCTGTGGACGGGCACGCCCCAGCGGGGGTCTCGGGTGTCTCCCACCTTCACTCCGGCCTGGGCCTCGCCCCGAAGCCCGTGCTCGGGACCGAAGAGGGCCACCAGCCGGGCTCCGGCCTCCACCACCCGCTCCGCAACCCAGCGGGCCTGGCCGTCGATGGCGGCGCCGTTGGTTAGGAGGGCCACCCGACGCCCCTGAAGCCGCCCGGCCAGATCCTCCACCAGCACCTCGGCGCCCACGCGCACCCGGGGCGACGGGGGCCCGGCCTCGTGGGGGGCCCCGCCGCGGGAGGCATCCTCCCGCGCCGCGCCCCGGTGGCCGGCGTTCCCGGGTGTGGACCCCAGCTCGCGGCTCACGGGGCGTCCCCCGCTTCCCTCAGGTCGCAGCGCATCACGTCGAAGCGCCGGGTGATGCGGTAGCCCGTTTCGATGTAGAGGTAGCCGGCGGGCGTGGTCTCGCCTGTCCAGAGGAACCAGGCGGTGTGGAGCCCCCGGGCCCGCATCTCGGCCATGGTCAGGTGGAGGAGGATCTTGCCCAACCCCTTCCCCCGTTGGGACTCGTCCACCCCAAAGGGGCCGAAGCGCTCGTTCACGTGGTCGTAGGCGCCGAACATGGCGAAGCCCACCACCCGCCCCGAGGGGTCGGTGCTGATCAGCGTCTGGTCCATGGGCACGCCCTGGAGCAGGCTCTCCCGCAGCACCCGGCCCCAGTCGGGGTTGAAGTCCTCGTGCGCGAGCCACACCGTCTCCGCCAGGTGCGCCGGGTCCAGGGGGGAGAAGCGGTATCCCTCGGCCTCGCGCCGGGCCTGGAGGGCGCGCACCTCTTCCGGGACCTGGTAGCCCACCAGGCTCCGGTCCATGGCCACCGCCTGGTAGAGGGTCCGGAAGCCCAGGCGGTCCAGGAAGGCCGCCCCCGAGGGGTACGCCTCCCGGTCGATGCCGGGCAGGAAGTAGTTGGGCGCGTAGGGGGCGAAGGAGACGTACCGGCGCCCGCGGGCCCGGGCGAAGGCGGCCACCGCCTCCCAGAGCCGGCGGCCCACGCCCCGGCCCCTCCAGCCGCGATCGACGCCGAAGACGGTGACCCAGGCGTGGTCGGGTTCCAGGTCGTCCCCCCACATGGGGACCCGGCGCACCAAGGTGAGCATGAAGCCCACCAGCACCCGTCCGCCGGCCGGGTGCTCGGCCACGATCAGGCCCTCAGGGTCAAAGTTGGCGTCGCAGAGCACCCGGCGCGTGAAGAGCTGGAGGGTGATGGGATCCTGGGGCAGGCTCCGGTTCCAGAGGGCCACCAGGTCCTCCTCATCGCCGCCCCGATAGGCTCGGATCCGCACCTGCTCGTCCGCCACCTGCTCACGCATCTGTATGCCTCCTCGTCCACGGCCCGCCGTCGTCGGGTCCTCGGGGCCGGCCCGGCCCCGGGTCACACCGGAAAGCCGGGGAGCCCCGCCTTCTCCTTCCGCACGTTGGTCCCCCGCGGGCTCATGAGCCCCACGGCGTAGCGCGTGCCGGCCAGACACCCCCGCAGGGTGGCCAGCGCCTTATAGTAGTCCAGGTAGCGGAAGGAGGAGACCTTGCCGCCGAAGAGCTCGTAGCCCTGCACCGCGTCGACCCAGAGATCGAAGACGTCGCTCACGTCCACGTAGGTGTCGATCTCGAAGCCGTAGGGATCCTCCCAGTTCTCCGCGTACCAGAGTCCCCAAGCCCCGTGCGCGGGCAGGGCCCGCTGGATGGCGGGCAGCGCGGCGAAGAAGCGGGCGCCCTCGGTGATGAAGTGGGCCCGCTCGTGGTCCGGGTGGATGCTGCCCTGCCAGTGGGTGACGAGGATGTCGGGCCTCCGCTCGCGGATCACGTCGCAGAGGGCGACCTTCACCTCGTCGTTCAGGGGGAGCTCCGCGTCCTTGTAGGGCAGGAAGACGGTCTCCGCCCCCAGGCGGCGGTCCACCTCCACCGCCTCCCGCCGCTTCTGCTCCGCGTACGCCTCGGGCGCCAGGGTGGGGTGGCCCTTCTCGCCAGGGGTCAGGTGGACGAAGGTGGCCCGGTGGCCGGCCCGGGTGTACTTGGCCACCAGGAGTCCCGCCATGATCTCGCCGTCGCCAGCGTGGGCCCCCACCACCATGATGTGACGCGTCCCGTCGGACATGCTCTACCTCCTCAGCCTTTCAGGCCCGTCATTACCAGCCCTCGTACGTAGTGCCGCTGCAGGGAGAGGAAGAGGACCATGACGGGAAGGGTGCTCACCGCCAGGGCCGCCCGCCTCAGGGCGGCGTTGCGGGTGGGGTCGAAGGTGTCCCGCATGAGCTGGATGCCCACGGGGACCGTCTGCAGGTCGGGTGCGGCCCGGGTGACCGTCATGGTCCAGATGAACTCGTTCCAGGACATGAGGAAGACGAAGATCCCCAGCGTCGCCAGCGCTGGCCTCACCATGGGCAGGATGACCTGCCAGTAGATCCGCCACTCGGAGCAGCCGTCGATGCGGGCCGCGTCCATGAACTCGTCGGGCAGCCCCACCATGAACTGGCGCATCATGAAGATCCCCCACCAGTTGACCGCGAAGGGGAGGATGAGGGCGAAGTAGGTGCCGAGCAGCCCCGAGCCCCCCTGCCCGAAGAGGTCGTTGCCGCCCGCCAGGGGCCAGCGGGCCATGATGATGTAGTTGGGGATCAGGAAGAGGAAGAGCGGGAACATCTGGGCCACGAGCACGAAGCGGAAGATCAGCTCCCGGCCCTTGAACCGGTACTTGGCCAGGGCCAGGCCGCCCAGGCTGCTGGTGAGGAGCACCAGAACGGTGATGGAGCCCGCCACGATCAAGCTGTTCAGGTACCAGCGGGCCATGGGCATCATGGACCAGATCTCCAGGAAGACGTTCCACTGGGGCGTCCGGGGGATCCAGACCGGCGGCCTCGCCAGGAGCTCCGCGGGCGTCTTCATGGCCCCCAGGAACATGTCGAGGAAGGGCACGGCCATGGTGACCGCCCCCGCGCCCAGCACCAGGTAGACCAGCACCCGGCTCCAGCGCCGCCGCCTGGGCCTCCCCCCGCTGCCCACCGCCACGTCGAGCCGCCTCCCTTCCCGGGCCGCCGCTCTCCGTCGAGCGGCAGCCGGAACCGATCTCAGTACGACTCCACCCCGCCCTTCCGGAAGATCCGGAGCTGGATCAGGGTGATGAGCAGGATGAAGCCGAAGAGAATGTACGCCATGGCCGCGGCCCGTCCCATCCGCAGGTTCTGAAAGGCCGTCTGGTACATGTAGTTGGCGGTGACGTTGGTGGCCTGCATGGGACCGCCGTTTGTCATCACCATGATGAGGGCGAAGTTGCTCAGCCCCCCGATGAAGCCCGTGACCAGCACGAAGAGCAGGGTGGGACGCAAAAGAGGCAACGTGATGTGAAGGAACTCATCCCAGGTGCTGGTGCCGTCCACCCGCGCCGCCTCGTAGAACTGGTCGTCGATGCCCTCCAGACCCGCCGAGAAGATGAGCATGTGGCCGCCCAGACCCGCCCACACCGCCACGATGATCACCGAGAGCATGGCGATGCCCGGGTCCGAGAGCCAGTTGGGCCCGGGGATACCGAGCCATCGCAGCGCCGCGTTGATCGCCCCGTAGACGGGGTCGTAGAGGTAGACCCACATGTAGGAGATGGCGACCACGTTGGTCACCATGGGGAGCCAGTAGAAGGTGCGCCAGATGGACTTGCCCCGGCTGCGGGTGAAGACGAAGGCGATCAGGAGCGCGACCGCGGTGCCCACCAGGACCGTCCCCAGGGCGAAGACGAAGGTGTTCCGGAGCGTGTGCCAGAAGTAGGGGTCCCGGGTGAGGATGTACTCGAAGTTCTTCAGCCCGACCCACCGCGGGGTGGAGAGCGGGTTCCAGCTTGTGAAGGTGAGGTAGAAGGAGAAGCCGGTGGGCAGCAGGAAGAAGACGGCGCCGAAGAGCAACGCCGGGCTCAGGAAGAGGTAGGGCGCCCAGCGCTTGCCACCCAGGGCCCGCCCGCGGGCCGCCGCCCGCACCCCCACCCCGAGCCGGCCGCGCGCCGCCGCATCGGACTGCACGTCCTTCTGCACCGGTGCCGTGCTCATGCCCATCCCCCCTTGCGCGCCGCGCGTGACGCCCGCCCACCCGGACGGACGGGCGGGCGTCCTGGCTCAGTAGTACTCGAACAGGATGTCGTCCACCTCACGGGCAGCCGCATCCAGGGCCTGCTTGGGCGTCATCTCGCCGTAGTACGCCTTCAGGATGTAGTTCATGAGCACCATTTTGATCTCCTGACCCTGCACCACGTTGGGCTCGGCCACCGAGTAGGCGAGTGCGTCCACGAAGGGCCTGGTGTAGGTGTCGTCCAGGTCGTCGGGGTGAGCCGCGATGTCGGCCTGGTTGGCCGGGATGGCGCCGAGGGTGATGAGCATCTGGCCCATGCGGGAGCCCTGGCCGTCCCGGGCCGCGTTGAGCCAGCGGAGGAACTCCCACGCCTCCTTCTTCACCCGGCTCTTGCTGTCCACCGCCCAGTAGAAAGTGTACTGCACCGACCGCAGGCCCGCCGGCCCGGGCGGGATGGGTGCCACGGCGATCTCCTGGTAGCGCTCGCCCATGGTGGACTTGAGCGCGTTCTCATACCAGGGGGCCATGATGGTCATGGCGATGGTCCCCGTGGGGAAGTCCCAGACGGAGACGTTGGGGTCCGTGAGGCCCTGCTCGAAGGTGGCCACCAGCTTCTCCAGGGCCCGCACGCCCTCGGGCGAGTTGAAGGTCGCCTGGCTGAAGTCGTCGCTGAAGAGCTGGCCGCCCTCGGAGTAGAGGAGTGCCATCCATGGGTGGACCACGATGGAGTCCCAGCCCCGCTCGATCGCGAAGCCGGCCCGGGTGATCTTCCCCTCGGCGTTCTTCTGGGTGACGGCCTTGCCCACCTTCAGCAGCTCCTCCCAGGTCCCGGGCGGCTCGCTGTACCCCGCCTCGGCCAGGAGGCGCCGGTTGTAGACGAGCATGTAGTTGTTGATCTCGGTGGGGATGCCCCAGACGGTGCCGTCGATGGTGACCGAGTCCACCGCGGAGGGGACGTAGGTCTCCCGGACGAGCTTCTGCACGTCGGCCGGGGGCTGGTCCAGTACGCCGTTCTGCTGCATCTGAACGCCCCACAGGGAGTACAGGTGGTAGACGTCGGGGGCCTGCCCGGCCATGCGGGCGGTCAGGACAGTCTGGAGGTAGTCGGCGAAGGTCAGCTCCTGATAGACCAGCTCCACGTCGGGATGGAGCTTCATGTACTCGTCGAAGTAGGGCAGGAGGAAGTCCTTCTGCCCCTGCCCGTAGTGGGCTGCGACCACGATCCGCGTCTTGGCCTCTGCAAGCACCCCGAAGCTCCCCGCCAGCCATGCCGCGGCCAGAGCGACGGCGACCCACCTACCCAAGCGTCTCACCGCGTTCTCCTCCTTTCAGACGGGCCCCGGATCCTCGAGAGACAGTCGTCCGCGCCGGTCGGGCACACCTGCGCCGGAACCCCTGCTTGATCCTTCCACGACAAGCAAGAATATACCTCCCTGTCCGCTACGGTTACAGCAAGATTTCTTTTCTGGGACTCCGGAGACTCCTTCCCGTCCCTGGCGATCGAGGAGACCCAACCTCTCTTGCCGCGCGAATGTGTGACCTGGTACAATGACCATGGTTCTCGCCGGGGAGGTGACGCGCGTGGAGCCAAGCATCCCCAAGTCCAAGTTCAAGGCGCGTGCGCTGGAGTACTTTCGGAAGGTGCAGGAGACCGGCCAACCCATCATCGTCACCGAGCGCGGCAAGCCGGTCCTGCGCGTCGTTCCATACGTCCCCAGCAGCGATGAGGTCCTTCGGATCCTGCGCGGATCCGTCCTTGCGTACAACCGGCCGACCGAGCCCGTGGACGTCGACGCGTGGGAGTCCCTCGAGTGATCCTCCTCGACACGCATGCATGGGTCTGGTGGCTCGGTGAGCCAGAATGCCTCTCGTCGGAAGCTCGTGAGCGCATCGAGCACGCCGCCTCGCAGAACGAGGTCTACGTCTCTTCCATCAGCGTCTGGGAGGTCGCGATGCTGGTGGAGCGAGGGCGGCTCAAGCTCGCCCTGGACGTGGGCGATTGGATCCAACACGCCGAGAGCCTGCCTTTCATCCACTACGTTCCGGTGGACAACCGGATCGCGTTTCGGTCTGTCACGCTGCCGGAGCCCTTTCATCGGGATCCCGCAGACCGCATCATCGTCGCCACTGCGCTCATTCTCGGGGCCGATCTCACGTCCAAGGACGAGCGCATCCAAGCCTACCCATTCGTAAAGGCCGTGTGGTGACGTGTCCGAGGGCACGGATGATCCTACCGCCGCGACCCGGCCTCCGCTAGCGGAGGTACACCCCCACCTCCCAGAGGGAGAACGCCTTGGGGGTCCAGGTCGATGTTCCGGCCGCTTCTCCCGACGTCTGGGGCCTCTGGGTCATCTGGATCCGCACGTACCGGGCTTCCACCGGCGCCGGCAGCAAGATGCGGTCCACCGGCTGGGGCGGCTCTTTCGCCCGCTCGGCCTGCTGGTGACCGGCCACCTCGCGCCAGCGCTCCCCGTCGTTGGAGACCTCCACGCTGTAGCGGGTCGCCCAGTACTCCCAGTGGAGCTCGATCTGGCCGAAGGCGAGCACCTGGCCCAGGTCCACCTGGAACCACTCGGCGGCGTCGCTGAAGATGCGGGAGGCCCAGCGGGTGGTGGGGTCGCCGTCGACGGCCCGATCGGGGAGGAAGTCGCTGGTCGCGTCGTACCGCGGGGCCTCGTGCAGGGCTGAAGAGGCCGAAGTCGCCCTGGCCCGGCGGGTAGGGGTTGAGGAGGGCCCAGTAGGCGGCCGCCTCCACCTGCAGCTCCGCCAGGGTGCCCAGGACGTCGGCCACCCAGAGGGCATCGGGGAGCGCGTTCACCGTCCAGCCCTCGGGGCCCCACCAGACGGGCGTGAAGGAGCCCACGTGGTACTTCACCTCCCGCCTCGGGGCTAGCTCCCTCACCCAGCCCTTCAAGGTGGCCAGCTGCTCGCGCAGCCTGGGCGTGGAGGCAAGCAGGTCCCGGGAGAAGGCCTCCGGCTTCTCCCGCTCGTAGGGCGAGCTGGACGAGACGGCCTTCGACGGCGGCAGCGGGAAGAAGTGGAAGGAGTAGACGTCGATCAGGTCCCCCGCCTCCCGGACGACGGTGCGGGTGAAGTCGGCCCTGTCCACGCTGACGTTGGCGATGATCTTGATGGAGGGGTCCGCGGCCTTCATGGCCGGCACGAAGCGGCGGGCCTTCTCCACGAACTCGGACCCGCTCAGGCTGAAGTAGAGCTCGTCGCCCAGCTCCCAGTAGCGGACCCCTGCCCCCTTCTCGCCGTTCACGTAGCGGATCCAGCGGTCGGCCAGCTCGGGCTCGGCATTCAGGTTGACGCTGATCTTGGGCGTGGCGCCCAGCCGGTCGACGAGCTCGAGGAAGCGGTCCGTGTCGAGCTCGGTGGGCACGTTGGGCCGGTCCCACCGGTAGCTGGTCCCGTAGTTTCCCCCCGGGTAGACCAGGAAGCCGAAGCCGGCCACGTGCATGCGCCGCAGGAGCCCCGGATCGGGGGCGCCGTTCTTTAAGAGGGTCTCGTACAGGCGGCCACATGGACCCCCAGGAGCTCCGGGCGCAGGGGGCCGATCTCCCGGTCCGAGTGGGCCGCGACCGTCACGGTCTCCGCCGCCTGCGGGCGGTCACCGGAGCACCGGCCGCACCCGCCCGCGCCTCCCCGGGGAAGTGTGCCGCTCCTGCTACCGCCAGGGTCACCGCCATCACCCGCGCGTAGAGGCTTGCCTTCAAACCGGTTGTGCGCTCCATACCACTCACGCCTTGACCGCGCCCGCGGTGGTCCCGGTGATGAACTGACGTTGAAAGATGCCGCACACGATCATCGCGGGCACGACACTCATAGTCACCATGCCCGCGTGGATGGCGCCCCGGTCGGTTCCGTAGCGCTGCACCAGCGTTCCTCCCGACGCCGCACGAAACCGCAGAATCCATCATCCTGACCAAGCGCGCCAAGTCAGCCCTTCACGCCGCCAATCGTCAATCCCTTGATGAAATACCGCTGCAAGGAGAAAAACAAGATCATCATGGGCAATGCAGCGAGTGCAGCCCCAGCCATTTGGAGTCCGTAATCAACCGTATTCTCCTGCTGGATTGTGGTGATCCCCACCGGCAGCGTCAGTTTAAGCGGATCATTCAGCGCGATAAGCGGCCACAAGAAGTTGTTCCAGCTCCCTATGAAGGTGAAGATTGCGAGCACCGCCAGCGCCGGCGCAGCAAGTGGAACGATTATCCGGGCATAGATGGTGAACGCTCCCGCACCGTCTATACGTGCTGCATCCTCCAGTTCCGAAGGGATGGTTTTGATAAACTGTCGCATCAGAAAGACGCCGAAGACATCAGCCATGGCAGGCAGAATAACGGCCGGTAGTGTGTCGATCAGGTTAACCCTGCTCATAATGACAAAGATGGGAACCAGCGTAACCTGCCCAGGAATGATCATCATGGAGATGATCACCCAGAAGAGCGGTTCCCGCCCCGGGAAACGCTTCTTCGCAAACGCATACCCCGCCATAGAATCAAATAGGACTACTGATGTCGTGACGACGATCGCAACAACTGTGCTGTTGAGCATCCACCGCCAGATTGGGCTTGCCTGCATTAAGCGAACGAAGTTGTCCATTGTGGGAGGATTGGGGTATAGCGAGGGCGGAAAGCGCAGGATGGACTCTTGGGAGACAAACGACGTGGAAAAGAGCCAGTACAGCGGTATGACCGCCACGATCGCCCACAAGGTCAATATGATCAACACGATAGTCCTTCCCAAGTAGAACCGCAATCGACCAATCGCTGTCACGGCTCAACACCGCCTCGACCAGGATCTTGGTCAACTACCATGTCATGTTTGATATCTAATACTCGATATCTTTAGAGAGCCATCGAAACTGTAGCACTGCCAAAGCCGCCACGATCAAGAAAAGGAGAACAGCTTCAGCGCTGGCTTTCCCGAAGTTGAAGAACCGAAATGCACTATTGTAGATCTCCGTTACAATTGTTGTAGTAGCGTTTCCGGGTCCGCCACCGGTCATCACATATACGCTCGTGAAGACCTGAAACGATCCGATGGTACTCATAACCACGATGTATAGCGTGGTTGGCATAACGAGTGGCACTGTAAGGCGCCACCACTGCTGTAAACCTGTTGCTCCGTCGATGTCAGCCGCCTCGTAGAGTTCACGGGGAATCCCGTTCATTGCAGCAAGATACAGGATCACACCCGAACCGGGGGGCGAGAGAAGCGCCATCAAGATGATGCTCCACAAGGCAACACTCGGTAGGATAAGCCACTCTACCCTAGACAGACCCAGCAGCGAGAGAGCATAGTTAAAGAGCCCATAGTCCGAATCGAATAACCACTTCCACGCCATCGCAAGAACCACGGCAGAAGCCACCGCCGGCAAATAGTAAGCGGCCCGGAAGAATGTTTGCAGGCGGTTGCCCAGCGGTTGAATGAGGCTCGCTAGCACAAGTGCAAGCATCACATTGCCAGGTACGGTTACCAGGGTATAGACAGCAGTATTGCGTAGCGCCCGCCAGAAGATTGCGTCACTCAGGATTTCCCGGAAGTTGTCGAATCCCACCCAGCTCGACTCAAGAGGCCCGACATTCTGGAAGGCCATACGCACGCCCATGACCACGGGGGCGACAAGGAAGGCCGCAAAGAGTAGCATCTTCGGAAGGACGAACAGGTATCCTTCAAGCGCTTCACGCGTGGCATTCCGTTTCCATCGCGGGGCGGTCTGTGT comes from the Limnochorda pilosa genome and includes:
- a CDS encoding carbohydrate ABC transporter permease codes for the protein MLIILTLWAIVAVIPLYWLFSTSFVSQESILRFPPSLYPNPPTMDNFVRLMQASPIWRWMLNSTVVAIVVTTSVVLFDSMAGYAFAKKRFPGREPLFWVIISMMIIPGQVTLVPIFVIMSRVNLIDTLPAVILPAMADVFGVFLMRQFIKTIPSELEDAARIDGAGAFTIYARIIVPLAAPALAVLAIFTFIGSWNNFLWPLIALNDPLKLTLPVGITTIQQENTVDYGLQMAGAALAALPMMILFFSLQRYFIKGLTIGGVKG
- a CDS encoding discoidin domain-containing protein, whose protein sequence is MPSGWPTSWAPWRSCRWRRPPTGPSSTPTRRARATSASSALHEAPRYDATSDFLPDRAVDGDPTTRWASRIFSDAAEWFQVDLGQVLAFGQIELHWEYWATRYSVEVSNDGERWREVAGHQQAERAKEPPQPVDRILLPAPVEARYVRIQMTQRPQTSGEAAGTSTWTPKAFSLWEVGVYLR
- a CDS encoding carbohydrate ABC transporter permease, which gives rise to MAVGSGGRPRRRRWSRVLVYLVLGAGAVTMAVPFLDMFLGAMKTPAELLARPPVWIPRTPQWNVFLEIWSMMPMARWYLNSLIVAGSITVLVLLTSSLGGLALAKYRFKGRELIFRFVLVAQMFPLFLFLIPNYIIMARWPLAGGNDLFGQGGSGLLGTYFALILPFAVNWWGIFMMRQFMVGLPDEFMDAARIDGCSEWRIYWQVILPMVRPALATLGIFVFLMSWNEFIWTMTVTRAAPDLQTVPVGIQLMRDTFDPTRNAALRRAALAVSTLPVMVLFLSLQRHYVRGLVMTGLKG
- a CDS encoding PIG-L deacetylase family protein, which produces MSDGTRHIMVVGAHAGDGEIMAGLLVAKYTRAGHRATFVHLTPGEKGHPTLAPEAYAEQKRREAVEVDRRLGAETVFLPYKDAELPLNDEVKVALCDVIRERRPDILVTHWQGSIHPDHERAHFITEGARFFAALPAIQRALPAHGAWGLWYAENWEDPYGFEIDTYVDVSDVFDLWVDAVQGYELFGGKVSSFRYLDYYKALATLRGCLAGTRYAVGLMSPRGTNVRKEKAGLPGFPV
- a CDS encoding extracellular solute-binding protein, translated to MRRLGRWVAVALAAAWLAGSFGVLAEAKTRIVVAAHYGQGQKDFLLPYFDEYMKLHPDVELVYQELTFADYLQTVLTARMAGQAPDVYHLYSLWGVQMQQNGVLDQPPADVQKLVRETYVPSAVDSVTIDGTVWGIPTEINNYMLVYNRRLLAEAGYSEPPGTWEELLKVGKAVTQKNAEGKITRAGFAIERGWDSIVVHPWMALLYSEGGQLFSDDFSQATFNSPEGVRALEKLVATFEQGLTDPNVSVWDFPTGTIAMTIMAPWYENALKSTMGERYQEIAVAPIPPGPAGLRSVQYTFYWAVDSKSRVKKEAWEFLRWLNAARDGQGSRMGQMLITLGAIPANQADIAAHPDDLDDTYTRPFVDALAYSVAEPNVVQGQEIKMVLMNYILKAYYGEMTPKQALDAAAREVDDILFEYY
- a CDS encoding carbohydrate ABC transporter permease; its protein translation is MSTAPVQKDVQSDAAARGRLGVGVRAAARGRALGGKRWAPYLFLSPALLFGAVFFLLPTGFSFYLTFTSWNPLSTPRWVGLKNFEYILTRDPYFWHTLRNTFVFALGTVLVGTAVALLIAFVFTRSRGKSIWRTFYWLPMVTNVVAISYMWVYLYDPVYGAINAALRWLGIPGPNWLSDPGIAMLSVIIVAVWAGLGGHMLIFSAGLEGIDDQFYEAARVDGTSTWDEFLHITLPLLRPTLLFVLVTGFIGGLSNFALIMVMTNGGPMQATNVTANYMYQTAFQNLRMGRAAAMAYILFGFILLITLIQLRIFRKGGVESY
- a CDS encoding exo-beta-N-acetylmuramidase NamZ family protein — its product is MSRELGSTPGNAGHRGAAREDASRGGAPHEAGPPSPRVRVGAEVLVEDLAGRLQGRRVALLTNGAAIDGQARWVAERVVEAGARLVALFGPEHGLRGEAQAGVKVGDTRDPRWGVPVHSLYGATHRPTPEALKDVELFLCDLPDGGSRYWTFIATASEALEACGEQGIPFLLLDRPNPVGGVEVEGNVLDPAFRSLVGYHPMPIRHGLTLGEILSWRAAAGLGRGALEVVPVQGWRRTWRWRETGLPWASPSPNVPSPETLLLYPGTCLVEGTNLSEGRGTAHSFRWIGAPWIDPDRLAQELNGRGLPGVRFRPVFFEPTFSKHAGHLCAGVEPHVLDPEAFRPVRTGLHLLDALRRQRPEAFAWVGGERPFIDLLAGGEALRHHVEEGRDPDALADAWESQAAAFRRDAEPFLLYADAGRDGGGSRAGGAGEEEGP
- a CDS encoding type II toxin-antitoxin system Phd/YefM family antitoxin, whose translation is MEPSIPKSKFKARALEYFRKVQETGQPIIVTERGKPVLRVVPYVPSSDEVLRILRGSVLAYNRPTEPVDVDAWESLE
- a CDS encoding type II toxin-antitoxin system VapC family toxin; translation: MILLDTHAWVWWLGEPECLSSEARERIEHAASQNEVYVSSISVWEVAMLVERGRLKLALDVGDWIQHAESLPFIHYVPVDNRIAFRSVTLPEPFHRDPADRIIVATALILGADLTSKDERIQAYPFVKAVW
- a CDS encoding carbohydrate ABC transporter permease; translated protein: MGNNTVSVAPPTPGTQTAPRWKRNATREALEGYLFVLPKMLLFAAFLVAPVVMGVRMAFQNVGPLESSWVGFDNFREILSDAIFWRALRNTAVYTLVTVPGNVMLALVLASLIQPLGNRLQTFFRAAYYLPAVASAVVLAMAWKWLFDSDYGLFNYALSLLGLSRVEWLILPSVALWSIILMALLSPPGSGVILYLAAMNGIPRELYEAADIDGATGLQQWWRLTVPLVMPTTLYIVVMSTIGSFQVFTSVYVMTGGGPGNATTTIVTEIYNSAFRFFNFGKASAEAVLLFLIVAALAVLQFRWLSKDIEY
- a CDS encoding GNAT family N-acetyltransferase is translated as MREQVADEQVRIRAYRGGDEEDLVALWNRSLPQDPITLQLFTRRVLCDANFDPEGLIVAEHPAGGRVLVGFMLTLVRRVPMWGDDLEPDHAWVTVFGVDRGWRGRGVGRRLWEAVAAFARARGRRYVSFAPYAPNYFLPGIDREAYPSGAAFLDRLGFRTLYQAVAMDRSLVGYQVPEEVRALQARREAEGYRFSPLDPAHLAETVWLAHEDFNPDWGRVLRESLLQGVPMDQTLISTDPSGRVVGFAMFGAYDHVNERFGPFGVDESQRGKGLGKILLHLTMAEMRARGLHTAWFLWTGETTPAGYLYIETGYRITRRFDVMRCDLREAGDAP